A window of Novosphingobium terrae contains these coding sequences:
- a CDS encoding FAD-dependent oxidoreductase → MSFDRPFDRRRLLGHSLAAGGLVSLSGCMSPGRGAAVTSRIIGASPGIVPMRASVDRIIDIKVCLRPFRPQGPRLDTEMLGDTLVIHNYGHGGSGWSLSWGSAEVAVGKAASALPDRVAVVGCGIIGLTSAVMAQRAGMQVTIYTREVFSRTRSVRANGSWTPDSRIALTQPAGEAFGALWERMARFSWKSFRAYLGLPGNPVDFADQYRLSDEPFTSHGEEEEAPPPGKGNYASTGMPQDSSEFASYGERIADITPGHEVLAPGSAPFAAPYVRRSSNMFFNFSTYGHYLMQEFLENGGKIEIREFHEPGELAQLKEKVVINCPGYAARDLWRDSKLIPVRGQTAWLIPQPEVHYGLYINNVSALSKADGLMIQAFRPGLGDMEGVGDSNELPDRAESEAGVEVIRKAFMGFRIG, encoded by the coding sequence ATGAGTTTCGACAGGCCTTTCGATCGCCGCCGCCTTCTGGGCCATTCGCTGGCCGCTGGCGGGCTGGTCTCGCTTTCAGGCTGTATGAGCCCCGGGCGTGGGGCGGCGGTCACCTCGCGCATCATCGGGGCCTCGCCCGGCATTGTGCCGATGCGGGCCAGCGTGGATCGCATCATCGATATCAAGGTCTGTCTGCGGCCATTCCGTCCTCAGGGGCCGAGGCTGGACACCGAGATGCTGGGCGATACGCTGGTGATCCACAATTATGGCCATGGCGGCAGCGGCTGGTCACTGTCGTGGGGATCGGCGGAGGTGGCGGTGGGCAAAGCGGCCTCGGCCCTGCCGGACCGGGTGGCGGTGGTGGGCTGCGGCATCATCGGCCTGACCTCGGCAGTGATGGCGCAGCGTGCGGGGATGCAGGTCACGATCTACACCAGGGAGGTGTTTTCGCGCACCCGTTCAGTGCGGGCCAATGGCAGCTGGACGCCGGATTCGCGCATCGCTTTGACCCAGCCCGCCGGGGAGGCCTTCGGCGCGCTGTGGGAGAGGATGGCGCGTTTTTCATGGAAGAGTTTCCGCGCCTATCTGGGCCTGCCCGGCAATCCCGTCGATTTCGCTGACCAGTATCGCCTGAGCGATGAGCCCTTCACCTCCCATGGCGAAGAGGAGGAAGCCCCGCCGCCCGGCAAGGGCAATTATGCCTCCACCGGCATGCCTCAGGACAGCAGCGAATTCGCCAGCTATGGCGAGCGGATCGCCGATATCACGCCCGGCCATGAGGTGCTGGCGCCCGGCAGCGCGCCTTTTGCCGCGCCCTATGTGCGGCGCAGTTCGAACATGTTCTTCAACTTCTCCACCTATGGCCATTATTTGATGCAGGAGTTTCTGGAGAACGGCGGGAAGATCGAGATCCGTGAATTTCACGAGCCCGGCGAGCTGGCGCAGCTGAAGGAAAAGGTCGTGATCAACTGCCCCGGCTATGCCGCGCGCGATCTGTGGCGTGACAGCAAGCTGATCCCGGTGCGCGGCCAGACCGCCTGGCTGATCCCTCAGCCCGAGGTGCATTATGGCCTTTACATCAACAACGTCTCGGCTTTGTCGAAGGCGGATGGGCTGATGATCCAGGCGTTTCGCCCCGGTCTGGGCGATATGGAAGGAGTGGGCGACAGCAATGAACTGCCCGACCGCGCCGAAAGCGAGGCCGGTGTGGAGGTGATCCGCAAGGCCTTCATGGGCTTCAGGATCGGATGA
- a CDS encoding c-type cytochrome has protein sequence MRKSAMMMLAAVAGLAAAGSMSSAASLPQAPGRYTAEQAAHGAQVYAQACAMCHKEDLGGDFDTPPLVGRFARNWSGSTLASLADYLHRAMPEFAPGSLSAQDNADVLAYLLQANGEPAGARALPSDPSALAGMPFRADHSSASRP, from the coding sequence ATGCGTAAGAGTGCGATGATGATGCTCGCCGCTGTGGCCGGGCTGGCGGCGGCGGGATCGATGTCGAGCGCCGCATCCCTGCCACAGGCGCCGGGGCGCTATACGGCGGAGCAGGCGGCGCATGGCGCGCAGGTCTATGCGCAAGCCTGCGCCATGTGCCACAAGGAGGATCTGGGCGGCGATTTCGATACGCCGCCGCTGGTGGGGCGCTTTGCCCGCAACTGGTCGGGCAGCACGCTGGCCAGCCTTGCCGATTACCTGCACCGCGCCATGCCGGAATTCGCGCCCGGATCGCTGAGCGCTCAGGACAATGCCGACGTGCTGGCTTACCTCCTTCAGGCCAATGGCGAGCCTGCCGGGGCGCGGGCCTTGCCCAGCGATCCTTCAGCCTTGGCCGGCATGCCGTTCCGGGCTGACCATTCCTCGGCCAGCAGGCCATAG
- a CDS encoding GNAT family N-acetyltransferase encodes MTDTPDHGPLKADNEAPRKRVALRPRLASDAEALFPTMSDPEMMRWWSRAPFETVEELHAYFAPDDGSSWRSWAIVRAGDDQAIGFVASGQKREGVAEIGYLLAKDAQGRGYAREALTLLIHQLFAEGQRRIFADVDPDNQPSIALLNALGFTREGCLRAEWSTHIGLRDSLIYGLLAEEWSARNGMPAKAEGSLGKARAPAGSPLA; translated from the coding sequence ATGACTGACACTCCGGACCATGGACCGCTGAAAGCGGATAACGAAGCACCCCGGAAGCGGGTCGCCCTGCGCCCGCGCCTCGCCTCCGATGCCGAGGCCCTGTTCCCCACCATGTCCGATCCGGAGATGATGCGATGGTGGTCGCGCGCGCCCTTCGAGACTGTCGAGGAGCTGCACGCCTATTTCGCCCCCGACGATGGTTCGAGCTGGCGCTCATGGGCGATTGTCAGGGCCGGAGACGATCAGGCCATCGGCTTCGTGGCCTCTGGCCAGAAGCGCGAGGGCGTGGCCGAAATCGGCTATCTTCTGGCCAAAGACGCACAGGGCCGGGGCTATGCCAGAGAGGCCCTCACCCTGCTGATCCACCAACTGTTCGCCGAGGGCCAAAGGCGGATCTTCGCCGATGTCGATCCGGACAATCAGCCCTCGATTGCGCTGCTCAATGCGCTGGGCTTCACCCGGGAAGGGTGCCTGCGGGCCGAATGGTCCACGCATATCGGCCTGCGGGATTCGTTGATCTATGGCCTGCTGGCCGAGGAATGGTCAGCCCGGAACGGCATGCCGGCCAAGGCTGAAGGATCGCTGGGCAAGGCCCGCGCCCCGGCAGGCTCGCCATTGGCCTGA
- a CDS encoding LacI family DNA-binding transcriptional regulator encodes MAKPTIVQVARLAGVSNSTVSRCLNQPENVDKKTLARVRKVIEEIGYRPNLLAQNFRRGQSDIVLVVVHNVGASIFSDILDGIRSVLGSRFSVILMESRAEAQGHAKFIDLLVAKQVAGVILLCASPTFDPRLIGGFDHQPRLPVVIGLEPVSADLADLPSVHIDNHRAAFDATTHLIDMGHREIAFVSGEKGSLITLDRERGFADAMAQAGCSDPAARILHGDLSIQGGMAAAHRLLGRGERPTALFCANDDIALGAMSVAAQLGIRVPEDLSVMGFDDTIYAATANPPLSTVAQPTREVGERTAKQLLHAIDHPEEGGHGTEILPHRLIIRKSTAPLRHKTT; translated from the coding sequence TTGGCCAAACCCACGATCGTCCAGGTCGCCCGGCTTGCCGGCGTTTCGAACAGCACCGTCTCCCGCTGCCTGAACCAGCCGGAGAATGTCGACAAGAAAACGCTGGCCCGCGTGCGCAAGGTGATCGAGGAGATCGGCTATCGCCCCAATCTGCTAGCCCAGAACTTCCGCCGGGGCCAAAGCGACATCGTGCTGGTGGTGGTCCACAATGTGGGCGCCAGCATCTTTTCCGACATTCTCGATGGCATCCGCAGCGTGCTGGGCAGCCGCTTCTCGGTCATCCTGATGGAATCGCGCGCTGAGGCGCAGGGCCATGCCAAATTCATCGATCTGCTGGTGGCCAAGCAGGTGGCGGGCGTGATCCTGCTTTGTGCATCCCCCACCTTCGATCCGAGGCTGATTGGCGGGTTCGATCACCAGCCGCGCCTGCCGGTGGTGATCGGGCTGGAGCCGGTCAGCGCCGATCTGGCCGATCTGCCCAGCGTGCATATCGACAATCACCGCGCCGCCTTCGATGCCACCACCCATCTGATCGACATGGGCCATCGCGAGATCGCCTTTGTCTCGGGCGAGAAAGGCTCGCTGATCACGCTCGACCGTGAGCGCGGCTTTGCCGATGCCATGGCGCAGGCGGGCTGCAGCGATCCCGCCGCGCGCATCCTGCATGGCGATCTGAGCATTCAGGGCGGCATGGCCGCCGCGCATCGCCTGCTGGGGCGCGGCGAACGGCCCACCGCCCTGTTCTGCGCCAATGACGATATCGCGCTGGGCGCCATGAGCGTGGCGGCGCAACTGGGCATTCGCGTGCCCGAAGACCTCTCCGTGATGGGCTTTGACGATACGATCTATGCCGCCACGGCCAACCCTCCGCTCTCCACCGTGGCGCAACCCACGCGGGAAGTGGGGGAACGCACCGCCAAACAGCTGCTGCATGCCATCGACCATCCTGAAGAAGGCGGGCATGGAACCGAAATCCTGCCGCACCGCCTGATCATCCGCAAAAGCACGGCGCCGCTCCGCCACAAGACCACATAA
- the mgrA gene encoding L-glyceraldehyde 3-phosphate reductase yields MKPPYAAAPTRYESMPYRRCGRSGLKLPAISLGLWQNFGGDDVFENGRAMLRHAFDNGITHFDLANNYGPPYGSAEENFGRVMATDFRTHRDELVISTKAGWDMWPGPYGDIGGSRKYLIASCDQSLKRMGLDYVDIFYSHRVDPETPLEETMGALATLHQQGKALYVGISSYSPELTRKAAAILAEHKVPLLIHQPSYSMLNRWIEDELLDTLGDLGTGCIAFSPLAQGMLSTKYLNGVPEDARAAKTGSLSQSLITPDNIERIKALNEIAKGRGQTLAQMAIAWVLRDPRVTSALVGARTVEQLSDTLRSLDRLDFSTEELAQIDRHAQEGNIDLWKISSTL; encoded by the coding sequence ATGAAACCCCCTTATGCTGCTGCCCCCACCCGCTATGAAAGCATGCCTTACCGCCGCTGCGGTCGTTCGGGCCTGAAGCTGCCCGCCATTTCGCTGGGCCTGTGGCAGAATTTCGGCGGTGACGATGTGTTCGAGAATGGCCGCGCCATGCTGCGCCACGCCTTCGACAACGGCATCACCCATTTCGACCTCGCCAACAATTACGGCCCGCCCTACGGTTCCGCCGAGGAGAACTTTGGCCGGGTGATGGCCACCGACTTCCGCACGCATCGCGATGAGCTGGTGATCTCCACCAAGGCGGGCTGGGATATGTGGCCGGGGCCCTATGGCGACATCGGCGGTTCGCGCAAATATCTCATCGCCTCCTGCGATCAGAGCCTGAAGCGCATGGGCCTCGATTATGTCGACATCTTCTATTCGCACCGCGTCGATCCCGAAACGCCGCTGGAAGAGACCATGGGCGCGCTGGCCACGCTGCATCAGCAGGGCAAGGCGCTGTATGTCGGCATTTCCAGCTATTCGCCCGAACTGACGCGCAAGGCCGCCGCCATTCTGGCCGAGCACAAGGTGCCGCTGCTGATCCATCAGCCCAGCTATTCCATGCTCAACCGCTGGATCGAAGATGAGTTGCTCGACACGCTGGGCGATCTGGGCACCGGCTGCATCGCCTTCTCGCCGCTGGCGCAGGGGATGCTGTCGACCAAATATCTCAATGGCGTGCCCGAGGATGCCCGCGCGGCCAAGACCGGTTCCCTCAGCCAGTCGCTGATCACGCCCGACAACATCGAGCGGATCAAGGCGCTGAACGAGATCGCCAAGGGGCGTGGCCAGACTCTGGCGCAAATGGCCATCGCCTGGGTGCTGCGCGATCCGCGCGTGACCTCCGCTCTGGTGGGCGCCCGCACTGTGGAGCAGCTGTCCGATACGCTGCGCTCGCTCGACAGGCTGGATTTCAGCACCGAGGAACTGGCGCAGATCGACCGCCACGCGCAGGAAGGCAACATCGACCTCTGGAAGATCTCTTCCACGCTGTAA
- a CDS encoding GlcG/HbpS family heme-binding protein, with product MKLSRSLGEAEARIALDACLQELRTRGNDAVVAVADNHGELIALWRTDGCGLAPIAIAQNKAYTAARLGRPTGDVGRDTKASGDDVHYHGDARYVGWDGGVPVLHQGACLGAVAISGLSGEEDLAIAEIGVSAILNGLD from the coding sequence GTGAAACTGTCGAGATCACTGGGAGAGGCCGAAGCGCGCATCGCGCTCGACGCCTGCTTGCAAGAGCTGCGAACACGCGGCAATGACGCGGTGGTCGCGGTGGCCGACAATCACGGCGAGCTGATCGCGCTCTGGCGCACCGATGGCTGCGGGCTGGCGCCGATCGCCATCGCCCAGAACAAGGCCTATACTGCCGCGCGCCTTGGCCGCCCCACCGGCGATGTCGGGCGCGATACCAAGGCGAGCGGCGATGACGTTCACTACCACGGCGATGCGCGCTATGTCGGTTGGGATGGCGGCGTGCCGGTTCTTCATCAGGGCGCCTGCCTCGGCGCGGTCGCGATCAGCGGCCTGTCGGGCGAAGAGGACCTTGCCATTGCCGAAATCGGCGTTTCCGCCATTCTGAACGGACTGGATTGA
- a CDS encoding glycoside hydrolase family 3 protein, with translation MASSPARIASRLALVLALCAGSAHAEAPTPRPAAMAVHPELWPQARSPIGLDPAMEAKIGTIIAKMTLEEKVGQVLQPEIRWITPDEVRDYHIGSIENGGGSFPQGNKHAALKDWTDMIQSYWQASVDPRANHAMRIPLMWASDAVHGHNNVLGATLFPHNIGLGAAHDPDLLRRIGAVTAAEVRSTGMDWAFAPTIAVARNDRWGRTYESYSEDPKIVSQYAGAIVEGLEGKGATFLDKDHVLATAKHFLGDGSTDNGRDQGNSMVSEQELSKVDAAGYVSAIDAGAQTVMASYSSWHGVKMHENKALLTDVLKMRMGFDGLIIGDWNAHSQIPGCTLSDCSIAFNAGVDVFNVPTDWKALYGNMIREVRSGEIPMTRLEDAVRRVLRVKFRAGIMDEPSPNERPNTLKPIGTPDHRAVAREAVRESLVLLKNNHALLPIRPNAHILVAGEGADNIAMQAGGWTLSWQGNDNGPAEFPGATSLYTGIRQAVEAAGGSATLSPDGTFTTKPDVAIVVFGETPYAEYMGDQTDVALHHGNNESLALLKSLKARGVPTVAVLLSGRPLYVNPQINQADAFVAAFLPGSEGEGLADVLIAGKDGKPRHDFRGKLSFSWPRRPDQTPLNVGQPNYDPQFAYGFGLSYATPARTPLLPEVVATVNYGDRGVYFTKGTFWNGYGLKLEPAGAAPISYTGKQASAGAITAAPGTRDRQAVHLTWNGKSAGGISIAAATPSDLSREANGSMMVSLTLDVAQAPSAPVQLVVGGISLPIGPMLHAGANHFEIPLPCFKGADFNSISPLLTLRTEGSLDMDLQDARLVENKAAVACPGG, from the coding sequence ATGGCCAGCAGCCCCGCCCGCATAGCGTCCCGTCTTGCTCTGGTGCTGGCCCTTTGCGCTGGTAGCGCCCATGCGGAGGCCCCGACGCCTCGTCCTGCCGCCATGGCGGTCCATCCCGAGCTGTGGCCTCAGGCGCGTTCGCCCATCGGCCTCGATCCGGCAATGGAGGCCAAGATCGGCACCATCATCGCCAAGATGACTCTGGAAGAAAAGGTGGGGCAGGTGCTCCAGCCCGAAATCCGCTGGATCACGCCTGACGAGGTGCGCGACTATCACATCGGCAGCATCGAGAATGGCGGCGGCTCCTTCCCGCAGGGCAACAAGCATGCCGCGCTGAAGGACTGGACGGATATGATTCAGTCCTATTGGCAGGCCTCGGTCGATCCGCGCGCCAACCACGCCATGCGCATTCCGCTGATGTGGGCCTCGGATGCGGTGCATGGTCATAACAATGTGCTGGGCGCGACGCTGTTCCCGCATAACATCGGCCTTGGCGCCGCGCATGACCCGGACCTGCTGCGCCGCATCGGCGCGGTGACGGCGGCGGAGGTGCGCTCCACCGGCATGGACTGGGCCTTTGCCCCCACCATCGCCGTGGCGCGCAACGACCGCTGGGGGCGCACCTATGAGAGCTATTCCGAGGACCCGAAGATCGTCTCGCAATATGCCGGGGCCATCGTGGAGGGTCTGGAAGGCAAGGGCGCGACCTTCCTCGACAAGGACCATGTGCTGGCCACCGCCAAGCATTTCCTCGGCGACGGATCGACCGACAATGGCCGCGATCAGGGCAATTCGATGGTCTCCGAACAGGAGTTGAGCAAGGTCGATGCTGCGGGCTATGTCTCGGCCATCGATGCGGGGGCGCAGACGGTGATGGCCTCCTACAGCAGCTGGCATGGCGTCAAGATGCATGAGAACAAGGCGCTGCTGACCGATGTGCTCAAGATGCGCATGGGCTTCGATGGCCTGATCATCGGCGACTGGAACGCCCATTCGCAGATTCCGGGCTGCACCCTGTCGGATTGCTCGATCGCCTTCAACGCAGGCGTCGATGTGTTCAATGTGCCCACCGACTGGAAAGCACTCTACGGCAATATGATCCGCGAGGTGCGGTCCGGCGAGATCCCGATGACCCGTCTGGAGGATGCCGTGCGCCGCGTGCTGCGCGTGAAATTCCGCGCGGGGATCATGGATGAGCCGAGCCCGAATGAGCGCCCCAACACGCTGAAGCCCATCGGCACGCCGGACCACCGCGCTGTTGCGCGCGAGGCGGTGCGGGAATCCTTGGTGCTGCTGAAAAACAACCACGCCCTGCTGCCGATCCGCCCCAACGCGCATATCCTTGTCGCGGGTGAGGGCGCCGACAACATCGCCATGCAGGCCGGCGGCTGGACGCTCTCATGGCAGGGCAATGACAATGGGCCGGCTGAATTCCCCGGCGCCACATCGCTCTACACCGGCATCCGTCAGGCGGTGGAAGCGGCAGGCGGTAGCGCAACCCTTTCTCCCGATGGCACCTTCACCACCAAGCCCGATGTCGCCATCGTGGTCTTCGGCGAGACACCCTATGCCGAATATATGGGCGACCAGACCGATGTCGCCCTGCACCACGGCAACAACGAAAGCCTTGCGCTCCTGAAATCCCTGAAGGCCAGGGGCGTGCCCACCGTGGCCGTGCTGCTGAGCGGCAGGCCGCTCTATGTGAACCCGCAGATCAATCAGGCCGATGCCTTTGTCGCCGCCTTCCTGCCGGGCTCCGAGGGCGAAGGCCTTGCCGATGTCCTGATCGCGGGCAAGGATGGCAAGCCGCGCCATGATTTCCGGGGTAAGCTCAGCTTCTCATGGCCCAGGCGCCCGGACCAGACGCCGCTCAATGTCGGTCAGCCGAACTATGACCCGCAATTCGCCTATGGCTTCGGCCTGAGCTATGCCACCCCCGCCCGCACACCGCTGCTGCCCGAAGTGGTCGCCACCGTGAACTATGGCGATCGCGGCGTCTATTTCACCAAGGGCACCTTCTGGAATGGCTATGGCCTGAAGCTCGAACCCGCCGGAGCGGCCCCCATCTCCTACACCGGCAAGCAGGCCAGCGCAGGCGCCATCACCGCCGCCCCCGGCACCCGCGACCGCCAGGCCGTCCATCTGACATGGAACGGCAAGAGCGCAGGCGGCATCAGCATCGCGGCGGCCACCCCGTCCGATCTCTCGCGAGAGGCCAATGGCTCGATGATGGTCAGCCTTACGCTGGATGTGGCGCAGGCCCCCTCAGCGCCGGTGCAACTGGTGGTGGGCGGGATCTCCCTGCCGATCGGCCCGATGCTGCATGCAGGCGCCAATCATTTCGAGATCCCTCTGCCATGCTTCAAGGGGGCCGATTTCAACAGCATCAGCCCGCTGCTGACCCTGCGCACGGAGGGCAGTCTGGATATGGACTTGCAGGACGCCCGTCTGGTGGAGAACAAGGCCGCCGTCGCCTGCCCCGGCGGCTGA
- a CDS encoding FecR family protein, with translation MTPSDPQQDGARDRAIARFAAAPRDADPASDTPEDTAALRQVSNVWRDLDGVAEHPAVKAMREQALARLEAQAPVETAAAPRWRVPVMASLAATLVAVVALGLIWRPAQTVAPADDGQVIANGQSLPRDVDLADGTRITLDSHTQLHVSRDGRLARLDYGRAFFNVHHDEAHPFAVKVGDMMVSDIGTHFEIGQAGETTTVTLVEGKVRVTRAGLSTDLTPGNQLRLSHGQQTVATLDAGRQTLWQSGMISADDVPVAQIVAQYNRYLPQPLHLKDPATGTLRISGEFRLDDPQGFLDAVAAMNGRAP, from the coding sequence GTGACCCCTTCGGACCCGCAGCAGGATGGCGCGCGCGACCGTGCCATTGCCCGCTTTGCCGCCGCGCCGCGCGATGCCGATCCTGCATCGGACACGCCCGAGGATACCGCTGCCCTCAGGCAGGTGAGCAACGTCTGGCGCGATCTCGACGGCGTGGCCGAGCATCCCGCGGTCAAGGCGATGCGAGAGCAGGCGCTGGCCCGGCTTGAGGCTCAGGCTCCAGTGGAAACGGCGGCGGCCCCGCGCTGGCGTGTGCCGGTGATGGCCTCTCTGGCCGCCACGCTGGTGGCGGTGGTGGCGCTGGGGCTGATCTGGCGTCCGGCTCAAACGGTGGCCCCGGCGGATGATGGCCAGGTGATCGCCAATGGCCAGAGCCTGCCGCGCGATGTCGATCTGGCCGATGGCACACGCATCACGCTCGACAGCCATACCCAGCTGCATGTCAGCCGGGACGGGCGGCTGGCGCGGCTGGATTATGGCCGCGCCTTTTTCAACGTCCATCATGACGAGGCCCATCCCTTCGCGGTGAAGGTGGGCGATATGATGGTCAGCGATATCGGCACCCATTTCGAGATCGGGCAGGCGGGCGAAACCACCACCGTCACGCTGGTGGAGGGCAAGGTGCGGGTGACCCGCGCGGGCCTCTCAACCGATCTGACCCCCGGCAACCAGCTCAGGCTGAGCCATGGGCAGCAGACCGTCGCCACGCTGGATGCCGGGCGGCAGACACTATGGCAGTCAGGCATGATCAGCGCCGATGATGTGCCGGTGGCGCAGATTGTCGCCCAGTATAACCGCTACCTGCCCCAGCCCCTGCACCTCAAAGACCCGGCGACGGGGACTCTGCGGATCAGCGGAGAATTCCGGCTCGATGATCCGCAGGGTTTTCTGGATGCGGTGGCCGCGATGAACGGGCGCGCGCCTTAG
- a CDS encoding RNA polymerase sigma factor: MATGSIIASGFERQMAALRAFFGRRLRNPVDVDDAVQDVWLRSHRHLASGEIDNIPAYLFQTAQSVLTDRARRAATRQEARHETLEDFHHPVEWITPERVLMGEEAVERIIARLGDMPERTRDIFVLHRFENIGYGEIAMRMNISVSAVEKHMMKALRLLMDERA; this comes from the coding sequence GTGGCGACAGGAAGCATCATAGCCAGCGGTTTCGAGCGCCAGATGGCGGCTTTACGCGCGTTTTTCGGGCGCCGACTGCGCAACCCGGTCGATGTGGACGATGCGGTGCAGGATGTCTGGCTGCGCAGTCACCGCCATCTGGCCAGCGGCGAGATCGACAACATCCCCGCCTATCTGTTCCAGACCGCGCAAAGCGTGCTGACCGACCGGGCTCGCCGCGCCGCCACCCGGCAGGAGGCCCGTCACGAAACTCTGGAGGATTTTCATCATCCCGTTGAGTGGATCACGCCCGAACGCGTCCTGATGGGGGAAGAAGCGGTGGAGAGGATCATCGCGCGGCTGGGCGACATGCCCGAACGCACGCGTGACATATTCGTCCTCCACCGTTTCGAGAACATCGGCTATGGCGAGATTGCAATGAGGATGAACATCTCGGTGAGTGCGGTCGAAAAGCACATGATGAAGGCGCTCAGGCTGCTGATGGACGAAAGGGCGTGA